The sequence GAATCAGATACGGTTCGAGCACGTCTTCGATCGTGTCGCGCTCTTCACCGATAGCCGCCGCCAGATTGTCGACGCCAACCGGGCCGCCGTCGAACTTGTGCAGGATCGCTTCGAGCAGCTTGCGGTCCATCAGGTCGAAGCCGACCGCGTCGACGTCGAGCATTTTCAGCGCGGCGTCGGCCACTTGCGCGGTAATGTTGCCGTCGGCTTTCACCTCGGCGAAGTCACGCACGCGACGCAGCAGGCGGTTCGCGATCCGAGGCGTACCGCGTGCGCGCTTGGCGATTTCGATTGCGCCGTCAGGATGAATCTGCGCGTTCAGCAGCGACGCCGAACGCGTAACGATGCGAGCCAGTTCCTCGGCGTTATAAAACTCGAGTCGCGCGACGATCCCGAAACGGTCGCGCAGCGGATTGGTCAGCATGCCCGCCCGGGTGGTCGCGCCGACCAGCGTGAACGGCTGCAGGTCCAGCTTCACGCTACGCGCGGCCGGCCCTTCGCCGATCATGATGTCGATCTGATAATCCTCCAGCGCCGGGTACAGAATTTCTTCGACAACCGGCGAGAGCCGGTGGATTTCGTCGATGAAGAGAACGTCGTTGGCTTCGAGATTGGTGAGCAGCGCGGCGAGATCGCCGGCGCGTTCGAGCACCGGCCCGGACGTTTGCCGCAGATTGACGCCCATTTCTCGCGCGATGATGTGCGCGAGCGTGGT is a genomic window of Paraburkholderia bryophila containing:
- the ruvB gene encoding Holliday junction branch migration DNA helicase RuvB, encoding MIETDKLAAERIIAPTPVSSNEEAFERALRPRQLDEYVGQEKVRGQLEIFIEAAKRRSESLDHVLIFGPPGLGKTTLAHIIAREMGVNLRQTSGPVLERAGDLAALLTNLEANDVLFIDEIHRLSPVVEEILYPALEDYQIDIMIGEGPAARSVKLDLQPFTLVGATTRAGMLTNPLRDRFGIVARLEFYNAEELARIVTRSASLLNAQIHPDGAIEIAKRARGTPRIANRLLRRVRDFAEVKADGNITAQVADAALKMLDVDAVGFDLMDRKLLEAILHKFDGGPVGVDNLAAAIGEERDTIEDVLEPYLIQQGFLQRTPRGRVATLLTYRHFGLAAPDSSSALPGIWNSAAT